The Xiphophorus hellerii strain 12219 chromosome 7, Xiphophorus_hellerii-4.1, whole genome shotgun sequence nucleotide sequence aatatttttcaaattcgaaaagtgtttttgattttattctgtttaaaacattaaaaaggggAAAGTGACTGAAGAtttggtttggatttttttaaataataattaaaattatgaaaGGACAGCCAATAGCTGGATATATGTAGAATATACAACAATATAGCCCCTTAAAAACGGTCAGAGTGAGAGgtcagacatttttcaaaaacattgtgCCAAGaattgagaataaaaaaaaaacatgccggGACATTCGATTTTTTGATAATCTATTGTCCCAGCTATACCTGAATGCAACATGAGAAGAGGGCATGCTGGCATTAAGAAATATTGGCAACTATTTGGAAAGAGTGATAATAGTAAGGGTCAATGTTGTCCAGGTAGACACACTTTTTCTAAAGTGCTCCAGGAAATTATGCTAACTGCTAATATGAGACAACATTCAGCTTATAAAGTGAActcattcaaatatttttttgtctctttgttttgaaataatagtaaaataataGCAAACACTGTTATTGAGCAGAATAGAAATGAGCTAAAATCAGTATCAGCATGTGAAAGCTTTTAAAAGTTAGAgcaataatgaaaacatttacaaaaaatatataaattaactATTTAGTAAAGTGCTTAGCTATatgtcaaagcaaaaaaaaaaaaaaaaatcaactagcTAGTGAGACTCAAACATACAGTAAGATGAATTCATTCAttgaaacaggtttttatttcccAATTATCAAATGCGCTCATCTGCTATAGTTGTAAAACTCACTCTCTCAGCGGCGGTGTGGAAGTTCAGGGCCAGCTCCAGCCGCTGCTGCCTCTCGTCGGCGCTGACGGTGAACTGCTTCCACACCCGGTTGAGTCGCGGCAGAGTGTCGCCGGACGAGCGCGTCGTGCAGCGCAGCGACTGACAGAGAACGACGGTCGCCTGCAGAAGCTGGCGGCCGTAATCGTATGTGCTCTgagaaaaacaggaataaagTTTGAGAAGCAGAGCCAGTTACAAATCAGTGACAAAACTAATGTGTGATAAATAGAAgttctaaaaatgattttggtgCAGACAACCAACATATCTCCATCTAGTACCAACATTAGGAGCAGATTTTATTATATAGTAACAATAAAACTTTCCAGTCTCAGTTGGCCAAAGTTAAAAATAtccacaaacatatttttagttttttctatgGACTTTGTCACCTGAGCTACATCCACAAACTTCTTGTGTTTGTCCAGCATGGTCCGTGTCTCCTGGGAGTCGTCTCCCAGTCTGACGTGCGTCTTCAACAAGGCGTCCAACAGCTCACTGAGCCACTCGACcgcctgaacacacacacacacacacacacacacacacacacagaaagataATTATCTGATCAATACAGGAAGTGTACGTCAGTGTTTGAGTGGTGGCTTTTAAATCCATACACGTTTTACCTGCAGAGCATCTTCTTCACATTTAAACAGCTGGACCATCTGCAGCATCTTCAGCCTCCTCACATCCACCATGTCCTcacacctgaaacacacacacacacacacaggttcaTTAAATTATTACTGAGTACAAGCACTGCTGTACTCAATATCTTCAGTTATAAATAGTGATATGAACAGATCAGAAAACCCGGTTCGCACACTTTGCCCACATTCAAACACTTTTCAAGtattttcaaggtaagttttcaaatttttccagcaacatactttggagataaaaataagacaaatgtcctaaaaaaaacaatcaattcaTGATTATGtgatattatttattactgttattaatgtACTGTGATAGCATCTATattattttacagcagaaacaagataaattcaaatgacagaattttatgttttgaaatgtctcactCACACACCCTTACACACCCGACCGGTCCAAGAACAAAACAcgaattaagaaaaaaattgtccAATTTCTGTAACAATGTTTGGCATATAAAATATAAGCCACCCTTTGTTTCAATTACAAAGATCAACAAGTTCTTGAgacattaggaataataaatattaattacatAGAAATGAACCACACAAATTGTGTTAAATTAAATGCTTACAATACAGAAAGAAAGTTAGaagaaaatctctaaaatatGATCTTGCTAGGTTTTCTGTCAactagcaaaaataaataatttcagtaattctaGCTgagctaaaacaggaaaagtttattctgatttaacttcaaaacattggggggaaaaaatgtgtctgtctttttattaggtgtATGAACATATCTGAGTTCAACAGTAAACAACACTTTTAATCAAACGTTACACTAcactttatttcaaaactgttcCATTaaaatatcaagcactttcaaggactttcTAAATATTGAAACTCAAGTATTTTCCAGGATTTCCAGCATTCTTCCATAAAGAGGAGGGGTGTAGAGCTACCTCTGCTTGCGCAGCTCCATCTCCTCCATCACAGCCTGAACGTGCTGAACGTTGTCCTGCTGCTCTCCAGGCGGGCTCTCCGCCTCCTCCAGAGACCACGACGCCTGGCCGCACATCTGCTCCAGCACCAGCGTCCCCTTCTGACGGAGCGAGGACAGGCCTGCTTCTACGTGGGGCGAGAACAGGCAAAGGGGGTTGGCGTCACGGAGGACAGCGAGGGGGAGATGCGTTCGCTCGGAGAACAAACCAACAGTCTGCAGTTTCTCCTCCAGCAGTTTGAGGTTTTGCTGAATGGACGCCCCGTCGGCGGGGGACACGTCGGCACAGAGCATGCCCAGAAGGCCGTCCAGCTGCTGAGACAACTGCGGACACAGAGCGCGGACCGGTCAGGCGCGTCGGCCTCGGACAGCTGGAATGCGCGCGGCGCGGTGTTACCTCCTGTGTGGTGCCGTGGAAGGCGTGCGCCGCCTGCAGGACGTTCTGACGCGTCTCCAGCTGGGACGCCTGGCTGTAGCAGACGTcgctcagctgctgctgcagcgccTTCAGCTCCGCCACTTCCTCTTCTTCCCCAGCGCTGAGCAGGGCAGCGATCTGTTGGTTCAGCTCCACGTACACGGCGAACCACTCCTGCACACgcagagagcgagagagagaggcGGTACGCATGAAACCACGGAAACGATGCAAACATCCACCTCAGGCTGATGAACGTTTAAACAAGGAAGATCAACTGCTgaacatttaccaaaaaaaattaactgaatatTTGTTGCAATTGGtaaatttctttaatttgaacacaaacatttgactAACTTCAGTTTTAATTCATGAACATGAATTCTGCTGTCAAATAAGCTTGTCGTAATGAGCAATTGATCAATTATTTGcctaataaattaaaatgagctgcttaatttccattctgatgactCACATtctttgaagggcaattttataatccattttatttatggcttTGGCTAttagtggtttttatttcagttttatttgttatttttggtgttttattttgagtatttcagatatcttccagttccagcgCGAAgagttctttacaaaattaaagtttactgGTCTTTAAGACCTATAAAGTAATATATTAtatgaaaatggtctcaaaacaagagttttatttatcgcaataattgcTGTggcaatttattgtccagcaaaattagttatcatgacaggcctgcTGTCACTAGCagtaaacactgaaaaaacGAGAAGTGTGTATTGAGTTTGAGAGACGTTGACGTGTGTTTTCCTACGCTGTGCTGACTCTCGATCTCTtcgtgtttctgctgcagagccTGCGCCGCTCGCATCGAGTCGCCGATCGTTTGCTGAGTCTTCAGCAGCTCTGAACCAGGACCCTGCAGCCAGTTCACCAcctgatgggggaaaaaaaaagatgcaaaaaaacagaaaaaacatacaTGCTAAACTAATGTGGGCATTTAACTCGACATTTATTGATTTCATATCaaataaaactgtcaaaaaGTAGCAGAGTGAGTCACAGGCAGCAAAACCAGGCGCCTTCCCATTAAAGCATCACAACCAGTTCGGTCAGCATACATTGTTAATGTTAGCATCGATGTCGATCACACGCCAAGCGCATCATAGCTTTCTGGCTGATGCAGTACATGAACTGGATTTATGTGGAggtctccattttttttttttttaaccactcaaagtgctttatgcCTGTCGGCAGATTCATCCAACACATTAGGAGTATTGATGAGGTTCAGTCAGTAGGCAGGCTAACAGGATGTCcattaaaacatgcaaaggaTCCTCCTCCACAgggagttaaaaaaacaaaaaacaaaaaagggggCAGTAGTTCACAGGagcaaccaccagggggctctgaTGCTCTACCTGCCGCTCTATGTAAGGTCTGGCTTTCACACACTCCTGGCATTGACATCTGTGAGTAATCCACTCCACAAGACGAGTGTGAATGAACTCGTAACGTTTTGAGGGACTCGGGTCCCTGAGACGTTTTGCTGTCTTAGCTTAGCAGTTTGAACACAATCCGTCTTGAAAGTCACAGGTGAAAGTTTTATAAAAGCCAatcttggttttactttttgataAAGCAAGTTGAAACTGTGATTACATGAAAAGAATGGCTGTTTGAATTTAGAGTTGAATCTAAAGTGACACTGTTACCGTCACCAGCAACGTCACAAGTTAGCGCaatgcatttcagaaaaagaatatttactttaaaaaggtAAGTTAAACTAATAGGAGGATAAGGTTTGAGctgaaattaaagcaaaatggatttgtcagccattttcatgtttgtttagaGAAAGCAGATTTCTGGTTCCCTTTTAGATTCATTCATGAGCTTTCTGCGTGAAGAAAACTACATAGGTTTATTATAATTGTGTTAACTAGGGTGAAATGTTCATAATATCAGACTAAACGGTAACATCTGCAGATGTTCGGTTGCTTTCCTGTCAGAATCCTGAGTTAATTGTATTTATCAGGTCAGTGGCGTCTTAAGCAGCACACAAACACGACCACAGTTCGATCCAGATCTAGGCCAACCCTCCCTCTCCCCCTCTCAAATCCTCTTGAGCTATTGGGCGACTTGTAGTGGTTACTATAGCAACCCCAGGCTCATTTCCAAGATGATGTTGTTACCCATCAGCCCCTGTGGCTGTAAGACCTTCAGTCAGCAGAGAATACTGTTCTTGTGCTGACAAGCTCCGAAGCTGCGCAGTTTCTGAGAGTTGAAGGTAAAAACTGATGAATACACAGAGGAATGAATACTGCAGCATCCGCCTGACACGATTACACATTTATAACCTGTTCATAAACATAACTCTGACTTTTAAAAGGTGTATGAGGATGAGCATCCATCttgcaatggaaaaaaaagcttaatatAGTGAAGTGATTGCAGGTTGGCTTTTCATTTTGCATGATTTCTACACATCTTTCAAGAATTAATTTTCTCAGTTCTCAGTCCTTTcaactaagaaaaaaagaaagagaataaagagaagagaaagagagaaaaataaagataaagaaaggaaaaaaaggaaaggaggaCAGACAAGGAAAGAAGGAATTCAGGGTTTttcccagtgtattataagcctggtgggccgcCAGgttttacttgtgcccccaccaggctgaGCGTTGcttatttaaaagacaaaaaagaagaaatggatGACACCAGGAATGAAAGAATGGAAAATAAAGGAGTAGGAGGGCATACGGCAGAAATGGAGAGAATGAAGTATACATCGAAGGAAGGACTCAAGAAAATGAAATGGATACACACAAGTACAAATGGATGGGGAGTAAAGTCTAGAAATACAAATagatttccatatttatttgctCCTTTTCTGAACTGATCCAGAAAATACTGGACTcagatcattttatttgttggacCCCTGTTGAGATTTTCTACTGAATTCATTCGTTCTGGTTCTCTCTGTACAACGGGTGCGTTCGTTACCTGCATGACCTTGGTGTGGATCTCGTCCAGCTGCGCTCTCTTGTTCCGCTGCCTGCACAGCTCCTGGTATTTGGTGTACTGCTCCCTGAGCGAGTCCAGCAGCTTCGTCACCTGAGGCTGAgccagcagctcctcctccatgGGGCACCAAGCTGGAGCTGGGAGAGACAAACGCCAGAGTCAATCGCGCCCGTGTGCGTAGTCGTTTGAAACGGGTTTTAGTGATAACATTGTCAGCTGGAGAGATGGGAATTCATTAAAGACTTTCAACTAAATGCTGCGTGTAAAGAACCACTTAAATGctaaaaatgtatctatttttcAATGACGCACTGTTGCAAAGCTATACAGCACTTTGGggaaacaactaaacatttatcccgaccattttttttttctttaagcccCACAATGCCAGGATAAAGGAAGCCTTCCTGACTAGCTATGAAAATTAGCTCAAGTTAGCAAGCTAATTTGAACTAACATTACCTCAAAAgc carries:
- the sestd1 gene encoding SEC14 domain and spectrin repeat-containing protein 1 produces the protein MSGVTMEANSILPILKKKLAFLSGGKDRRSGLILTIPLNSDQTSMEELGATLDYLLSIPSDKCKARGFTVIVDGRRSQWNIVKTVVLMLQNVIPAEVSLVCVVKPDEFWDKKVTHFCFWKEKDRLGFEVILVSANKLTRYIEPCQLTDDFGGSLDYDHSDWLNKRLVFEKFTKESTSLLDELTIINDSDKSASVDKDKSTDGALLPSFDPETVLQTGHELLSELQQRRFNGSEGGGGGQAAPAWCPMEEELLAQPQVTKLLDSLREQYTKYQELCRQRNKRAQLDEIHTKVMQVVNWLQGPGSELLKTQQTIGDSMRAAQALQQKHEEIESQHSEWFAVYVELNQQIAALLSAGEEEEVAELKALQQQLSDVCYSQASQLETRQNVLQAAHAFHGTTQELSQQLDGLLGMLCADVSPADGASIQQNLKLLEEKLQTVEAGLSSLRQKGTLVLEQMCGQASWSLEEAESPPGEQQDNVQHVQAVMEEMELRKQRCEDMVDVRRLKMLQMVQLFKCEEDALQAVEWLSELLDALLKTHVRLGDDSQETRTMLDKHKKFVDVAQSTYDYGRQLLQATVVLCQSLRCTTRSSGDTLPRLNRVWKQFTVSADERQQRLELALNFHTAAERVLQQERVEVASLDEVDSTGRTLLDRLTLPVIFPDGSEQFFGSPGDTAATAEGVRERLLLIEERRLQLQEARLLNNEEEGEEEAVNGLEGRLDVIGEELSEKEEQDEEEKEAEHQDEDSERATQDR